The stretch of DNA GGTAAAGAGTTTACATTACCAGATTACATCCAAAAAGtgggaagaaacaaaaaaaaaatcaaatgtttgATTTTCTGTTACTGAATTTAGCTGCAATTTTGAGGCTTAAAAATTCAGTTTCAGTCCATCATACACTTTAAATGATTTCACTCCGACTGCACCAGAGTCTTCAGACTAGAACCAACTGGAAATCGGGTTATAATaggcagggttcatacactttttatcaatacatttccatgattttttttcatgatttttccatgccttcagggcaaattttcatgactgtacgagTTTTgcaaacatggacaataaaaacaaaaatcaactaaaactacaatcaaaattgattatagcaggtctaaaacgaattagataaaatgttgacatgcAATCTTTAATAATCAAATGTGTGTCAGATGTGtgcagggctaaattactgaattaacacTGACATAGCTGACATAATttttagcttaaaatagattttctccatcgataaacggaaacacaaagatttgtagactaaattttctatgacttttccaaaattttcttttcttttttttcccaaaacttatccaggcctggaaattgctattttcaaattttcaaatttcatgacttttccaggttttccatAACCGTAGTAACCCTGAATTGGGTTCAAATCATGTAGgctttagggagtttagagcacttTTTCAATGACAGTATCCATATTTGATGGTAGGTATCGATAATGTGTTGTAAACGGAATGGTACAATACGATTTATCACAATAAAGATATAACCATATTCTGTCCAACCCTCAGGAATATAGACGTCATAGACGACACTGTCACCTATCATCGCCTTGATCATGAAGTCTGGCTAGAATAAGCCATGCAAACGGTTAAACAACatgcaggagaccccgcccacatatcacATATGCCACAGCTCTGTGCTCCATGGACAAGGTACGTGGCAAATGTGACGGGACACCCTGCTAGTTCCTATCACATGACATTATCATTTAGGAGTTTCCTCATCTTTCTTGATGCACTTGTGTGTTTTTACAGAGCTTGAGTGTCTGAAATTCTTCCCGCAGTCCAAGCAGgagtacggtttctctccggtgtggatGAGCAGGTGCTGCTGGAGATTACTGGTTTGATTGAAGCTCcgcccacactctgagcactgataggGTTTCTCCCCGGTGTGAACGCGCTGATGCAGTCGCAGGTGATTCTGTTGGCTGAAGCTCTTCCCGCACTGCGCGCAGAAGTACGGCCTCTCTCCGGTGTGAAGGCGCTGGTGTGTGTTGAGGTGACCCTTCagagtaaagctcttcccacactctgagcagtgatagggtctctccccagtgtgaatgcgctggtgctgcTGGAAATGACACAGCTGATTAAAGTTTTGCCCACAGACATGGCAGAAGTAGagtttctctccggtgtggatGCGCTGGTGCCGCAGGAGGTGACTCTGTGCGGagaagctcttcccgcactccGCACAGAGGAACGGTTTCACCCCTGTGTGGACGTGCTGGTGTAACTGGAGGCTACTCTGgcgagtaaaactcttcccgcactctgagcactggAAGAGCTTCACCCCGCTGTGACTGCGCTGGTGTCTCTGGAGATGACCCAGCAGGGTGAAGTTCCGCCCGCACTCGGAGCAATGATAcggcttctctccggtgtgaatgcgctggtgggaTTTGAGGCTACTCTGAACAGCGAAGCACTTCCCGCAGTacgagcactgatacggtttctccccaGTGTGAACGCGCAGGTGTTGCGTGAGGGCACACCTGTCTCTAAAGCTCTTCTTACACTCAGAACATTGGTGTTTTTTCTCCTTAGCTGGATTTTCCTGTGTTGGTTTGTGAGAAACATTGGAGAT from Astyanax mexicanus isolate ESR-SI-001 chromosome 11, AstMex3_surface, whole genome shotgun sequence encodes:
- the LOC125805070 gene encoding zinc finger protein 239-like, with protein sequence MSSVNDEGSCSGESPATVISNVSHKPTQENPAKEKKHQCSECKKSFRDRCALTQHLRVHTGEKPYQCSYCGKCFAVQSSLKSHQRIHTGEKPYHCSECGRNFTLLGHLQRHQRSHSGVKLFQCSECGKSFTRQSSLQLHQHVHTGVKPFLCAECGKSFSAQSHLLRHQRIHTGEKLYFCHVCGQNFNQLCHFQQHQRIHTGERPYHCSECGKSFTLKGHLNTHQRLHTGERPYFCAQCGKSFSQQNHLRLHQRVHTGEKPYQCSECGRSFNQTSNLQQHLLIHTGEKPYSCLDCGKNFRHSSSVKTHKCIKKDEETPK